Proteins from a genomic interval of Sinobacterium caligoides:
- a CDS encoding HAD family hydrolase: MNKDAHSTIDTVIFDLDETLVVESKATDAAIHSTHLAIKASLAINADKLGEELKLIADEMLRSSPFREYCDGIGISALELMWVDDAWNDNTDFYSWACGFKYSVWGELLKKYNDFSDERVEYVSGVYLAQRNKEIIAFDEVISTLSTLHGKIKIGLLTNGLSELQSKKISASKLGRYFDQVLISSDFGKGKPSPEPYLKLLSSLNSSPKRTIMIGDNVVKDVNASINVGCHSLLINREVEESYITTPLITGVINSTDQLVELLYKEGHIV, from the coding sequence GTGAATAAAGACGCACATTCAACAATTGATACTGTGATATTCGATCTAGATGAAACGCTTGTTGTTGAATCAAAAGCAACAGACGCGGCCATACATTCTACTCACTTAGCCATTAAAGCTAGTCTAGCTATTAACGCTGATAAGCTCGGTGAAGAATTGAAATTGATAGCTGATGAGATGTTACGAAGTTCACCGTTCAGAGAATATTGTGATGGTATTGGGATTAGCGCATTGGAACTAATGTGGGTTGATGATGCTTGGAATGATAACACTGATTTCTATTCTTGGGCTTGTGGTTTTAAATATTCCGTATGGGGAGAATTATTAAAAAAATACAATGATTTCTCGGATGAGCGGGTTGAATATGTGTCTGGAGTTTATTTGGCGCAGAGAAATAAAGAAATTATAGCTTTTGATGAAGTTATTAGCACTCTATCAACTTTACATGGGAAGATAAAAATAGGGTTGCTGACTAATGGGTTAAGTGAGTTGCAAAGTAAAAAGATATCAGCATCAAAATTAGGAAGGTATTTCGACCAAGTATTAATTTCATCTGATTTTGGTAAAGGAAAGCCAAGCCCAGAGCCTTATTTAAAGTTATTGAGCTCATTAAATTCATCCCCTAAAAGAACTATTATGATTGGTGATAATGTAGTTAAAGATGTTAATGCGTCAATCAATGTGGGGTGTCATTCGTTACTAATCAATCGAGAAGTAGAAGAGAGTTATATAACTACACCATTGATAACTGGCGTTATTAACAGTACAGATCAGCTGGTTGAACTCCTATATAAAGAGGGGCATATAGTATGA
- a CDS encoding SDR family oxidoreductase, whose protein sequence is MRTAIITGVSTGIGRSLAVNFVAQGYRVFGVSRNEDILAQLKSKLGKRFEYLAVDLVEEGSVDNVFFTAKKVFNCEPDLIIANAGRGIKGSVSTVNMQEFEEVMDLNYLSTIKLLQKSANVLKNINSDSKDIVVIGSVAGSNISPFSSAYGTSKIAIHWAAEALRRELAPEGIRVSLIIPGVVKSNFQENAGYDDNLIDSFENDFGPLISPDELAETISTIISLPSHINISEMTIRPTKQAYP, encoded by the coding sequence ATGAGAACAGCAATTATAACAGGGGTTTCTACAGGAATAGGTCGTTCGCTAGCCGTAAATTTTGTCGCTCAAGGTTATCGTGTTTTTGGGGTTTCTCGGAATGAAGACATTTTGGCGCAACTAAAAAGCAAGCTTGGTAAGAGGTTTGAGTATTTAGCCGTAGATTTAGTAGAAGAAGGCAGTGTTGATAATGTATTTTTTACCGCAAAAAAAGTATTTAATTGCGAGCCAGACCTAATTATAGCTAATGCGGGCAGAGGAATTAAAGGCTCAGTATCGACGGTTAATATGCAGGAGTTTGAAGAAGTAATGGATCTTAATTACTTGTCCACTATAAAGCTTCTTCAAAAGTCAGCAAATGTATTGAAGAATATAAATAGTGACTCAAAAGATATCGTTGTTATCGGTTCGGTAGCAGGATCTAATATTTCCCCTTTTAGCTCTGCTTATGGCACCAGCAAAATTGCAATTCATTGGGCGGCTGAGGCGTTAAGACGTGAGTTGGCACCCGAAGGTATTAGGGTTTCTTTGATTATTCCTGGCGTTGTTAAATCCAATTTCCAAGAAAATGCGGGTTATGATGATAATTTAATTGATTCCTTCGAGAATGATTTTGGGCCTTTAATTTCTCCCGATGAGCTAGCAGAAACGATAAGCACTATTATCAGCCTTCCCAGTCATATCAACATTAGTGAAATGACTATTAGGCCGACTAAGCAGGCATACCCGTGA
- a CDS encoding phosphotransferase, whose protein sequence is MINIEEKEGITLGSFNSALDKGIPGIKRDDIKEVSVQHGGLFNSILKVETFKETFYYKQYLNDVENLTYNLPDIDASERAELAIKVQLISGQCNYNEPHNPVPEIVYVDHESNAFLMEEANTSQPLIEVLEQGGLSDVQLTKVSSFLAYFHKTTYNIYSDEESLSNVEFRDFKLSLQYDDIAELLTEKEASVVLKCKEKHQKTQQCVLHGDINSRNILVGKKGVSVIDFEQSHLGSPSYDVAYILSEIFISFYVHNKNSLKEKIDLFVSTYASIFKDVNQMSYEKDIAVHLAIQIIYRFLGPSAHHWTYYVSDKDKEELLNISKETLLSGSFVFETSN, encoded by the coding sequence ATGATTAATATCGAAGAAAAAGAAGGCATTACATTAGGTTCATTTAATTCAGCTTTAGATAAAGGCATCCCTGGTATTAAAAGAGATGACATAAAAGAAGTGTCAGTACAGCACGGAGGGTTATTTAATTCAATACTTAAAGTAGAGACTTTTAAGGAAACTTTCTATTATAAACAATACCTAAATGATGTAGAGAACTTAACTTACAATCTTCCAGATATTGATGCCTCAGAAAGGGCAGAGCTAGCAATTAAGGTGCAATTAATTTCTGGTCAATGCAACTACAATGAACCACATAACCCGGTTCCAGAGATAGTTTATGTTGACCATGAGAGTAATGCTTTTCTCATGGAGGAGGCGAATACATCGCAGCCGCTGATTGAGGTTTTAGAGCAAGGGGGCTTATCCGACGTCCAATTAACTAAAGTTTCGTCTTTTTTGGCTTACTTTCATAAAACTACTTATAACATTTACAGCGATGAGGAATCGCTTAGTAATGTTGAGTTTCGAGATTTTAAATTGTCACTGCAATATGACGACATTGCAGAGTTGCTAACAGAAAAAGAAGCTTCTGTAGTATTAAAATGTAAAGAAAAGCATCAAAAAACGCAACAATGTGTGCTTCATGGTGATATAAACTCCAGGAACATTCTAGTTGGAAAAAAAGGTGTGTCTGTCATTGATTTTGAACAATCGCATTTGGGGTCGCCATCTTATGATGTTGCTTATATCCTAAGCGAAATCTTTATATCTTTTTATGTCCATAATAAAAATTCTCTTAAAGAAAAAATAGATCTGTTTGTAAGCACCTATGCCAGTATATTTAAGGACGTTAATCAGATGTCTTACGAAAAAGATATTGCCGTCCATTTAGCTATTCAAATTATCTATAGATTTCTCGGCCCAAGTGCTCATCATTGGACCTATTATGTGTCTGATAAAGATAAAGAAGAGCTTCTGAATATTTCAAAAGAAACTCTATTGTCCGGTTCTTTTGTTTTCGAAACTTCTAACTAA
- a CDS encoding diiron oxygenase — MQNASKVNLHFSDWKNKSIVRSGRFKESPDELFDENLTDYPDNLLPFIGHPAYEALDDRIKSRIGSFAWIAWNKRVVDTEELIIGPALACLIANKTDITLKGIPKMAIRQAIVDEYFHSHMHDIAVGITIENRSLSQEDVEQLDKPALLYRRYQEVASDLPEQWQKDIALLVWCVIGELSIYEFLTFVSKDETVQPASRSLVGLHERDEAVHASLIQAVMEDNYQYLSEEQKSCFEACLPYGLSAFSAVDWVIWQDVLRISGVKDSEQIIKDVINDSSISNTIPLNRSFVRIKRFCENVGISTEDIF, encoded by the coding sequence ATGCAAAATGCATCAAAAGTAAATCTTCACTTTTCTGATTGGAAAAATAAATCGATAGTGAGAAGTGGTCGGTTTAAAGAATCACCAGATGAATTGTTCGATGAAAATTTAACTGATTATCCAGATAATCTACTTCCTTTTATAGGTCATCCTGCCTATGAAGCTTTAGATGACAGAATAAAATCTAGAATTGGATCATTTGCATGGATTGCATGGAATAAACGCGTTGTTGATACAGAGGAGCTTATTATAGGCCCTGCACTAGCCTGTCTAATTGCCAACAAAACCGACATAACGTTGAAGGGTATCCCTAAAATGGCGATTCGTCAGGCTATTGTCGATGAATACTTTCATTCACATATGCATGATATAGCGGTGGGTATAACCATTGAAAATCGCTCTCTATCTCAAGAAGATGTAGAGCAATTGGATAAACCCGCTTTGTTATATAGGCGCTATCAAGAAGTCGCTAGTGATCTCCCTGAGCAATGGCAAAAAGACATAGCATTGTTAGTTTGGTGTGTGATAGGGGAGCTTAGTATTTATGAGTTCTTAACGTTTGTCTCAAAAGATGAAACTGTTCAACCCGCGAGTCGTTCATTAGTGGGTTTGCATGAAAGAGATGAAGCTGTACACGCCAGCCTAATACAAGCGGTGATGGAGGATAATTACCAATATTTATCTGAAGAGCAGAAATCCTGTTTTGAAGCTTGCTTGCCTTACGGTCTCAGTGCCTTTTCCGCTGTTGATTGGGTTATATGGCAGGATGTTCTTCGAATTTCAGGCGTTAAAGATTCAGAGCAAATAATAAAAGACGTCATTAATGACAGCTCTATTTCAAATACAATCCCATTAAATCGAAGCTTCGTACGAATTAAACGTTTTTGTGAAAATGTCGGAATTAGTACTGAAGATATATTCTAG
- a CDS encoding aminotransferase class III-fold pyridoxal phosphate-dependent enzyme: protein MSDSILTNDKKFVFRSWTEQNKANPMIIAGGNGAYFWDDKGNKYLDFSSQRINLNLGHQHPKMIEAMKTQLDSLTTCAQIFSTEPRTNAAKLIADRTPGDLNKVFFTNAGSDAVEHAVRIAKISTGRSKVLTMHKSYHGATAGSLSLTGDQRRWFSEPGIPGVVRFFGPHLYRSAFHSKNEQEECERAIEHLEEIIKYENPKHIAAILIESIVGSNGVLVPPSGYLQKIRDICDKHGIVMICDEVMSGFGRTGYWFAVDFWDVCPDIITFAKGVNSGYVPLGGVAISEKIAGHFDDEYFPGGGTYYGHPLACSTAVASINIFESDNLLSKVRLDGEEVVYPKLQDIKNNHQCVGEIRGLGLFWVLELVKNRETKEPVVAYGLKKSASCPISEFTKECMRKGVSVLTSGNYLFICPPLIIERHDLLKGLDIIDKVLFGIDFTK, encoded by the coding sequence ATGTCAGATTCAATTTTAACTAACGATAAAAAGTTTGTTTTCAGATCATGGACAGAACAAAACAAAGCAAACCCAATGATAATAGCTGGTGGTAATGGCGCGTATTTTTGGGATGATAAAGGCAATAAATATCTAGATTTTTCAAGCCAACGAATCAACCTTAACTTGGGGCACCAACACCCAAAAATGATCGAGGCTATGAAGACTCAATTAGATTCTCTGACAACTTGCGCTCAAATATTTTCAACCGAGCCAAGAACTAATGCAGCTAAGCTGATCGCAGATAGAACGCCAGGTGATTTAAATAAAGTCTTTTTTACCAACGCAGGATCTGATGCGGTAGAACATGCTGTCAGGATAGCAAAGATATCGACGGGCCGAAGCAAAGTGCTGACTATGCATAAGAGTTACCATGGTGCAACGGCGGGATCACTCAGTTTAACTGGCGATCAGAGAAGGTGGTTTTCTGAACCAGGAATACCAGGCGTAGTTAGATTTTTTGGTCCTCATTTATACCGTAGTGCTTTTCATTCAAAAAATGAACAAGAAGAATGCGAAAGAGCAATAGAGCACTTAGAAGAAATAATTAAATATGAAAATCCAAAGCATATTGCTGCCATTTTAATTGAGTCTATTGTTGGTTCAAACGGTGTTTTGGTTCCCCCTTCTGGCTATTTACAAAAAATTCGTGATATTTGTGATAAGCATGGGATTGTAATGATATGCGACGAAGTTATGTCTGGGTTTGGCAGAACTGGATATTGGTTTGCCGTGGATTTCTGGGATGTATGTCCTGATATTATCACATTTGCAAAAGGGGTTAACTCTGGCTATGTACCACTTGGTGGTGTCGCTATTTCCGAAAAAATAGCTGGCCATTTTGATGATGAGTATTTCCCCGGTGGCGGAACTTATTATGGTCACCCTTTAGCATGTTCAACAGCAGTCGCTTCAATAAACATTTTCGAAAGTGATAACTTACTTTCTAAAGTAAGGTTAGATGGCGAAGAAGTTGTGTATCCAAAATTACAAGACATAAAAAACAATCATCAATGTGTCGGTGAGATTAGGGGTTTGGGCCTATTTTGGGTTTTGGAGCTAGTAAAAAATAGAGAAACAAAAGAGCCTGTCGTTGCTTATGGGCTGAAGAAAAGTGCCAGCTGTCCTATCAGTGAGTTTACAAAAGAATGTATGAGGAAGGGGGTGTCAGTACTTACGTCAGGGAATTATTTGTTTATATGTCCGCCGCTAATAATAGAGCGTCATGACTTGTTAAAAGGCTTAGATATTATAGATAAAGTACTTTTTGGTATCGATTTCACTAAATAA
- the ilvB gene encoding biosynthetic-type acetolactate synthase large subunit, translating into MKISGAQLIIKLLERQGITQIAGMPGGANLPMYDALLDSDIKHVLVRHEQSAGFIAQGIARATAKAAVCFASSGPAATNLITAIADAKLDSIPVVAITGQVSSAMLGTDAFQEIDTFGLMLPVTKHNYLVRSIEELLEVIPEAFRIALSGRPGPVAIDIPKDIQNQMIDIEQWPEPGVAAPLAQPSTTEMEQIKLMIESAQRPMLMVGAGVINAAASEQLVQLAEQIDIPAVTTFLGLSVFPHSHPLNLGMLGMHGTKATSIALEECDLLIGAGVRFDDRATGKISEFCPKASVIHIDIDKSEIGKLKTPTLAVNADIGAALSKLLQTMPPCNRIEWHSRIQDLKAKHAIITPEHGRLSNPYCLLQKVAELVGENTNVHTDVGQHQMWTAQVYPFSRPRQWSSSGGLGTMGYGLPAAIGSALADPGRMALLFSGDGSILINIQELDTAVEHNLNLKIVLLNNRSLGLVRQQQTLFFKGNLSAVNNLNAVDYAAVAKAMGASGFDLADATDPHATLKQALNTPGVVLINVPIDANEMVFPMVPPGAANKDLIDQKSC; encoded by the coding sequence ATGAAAATCAGTGGTGCACAATTAATCATCAAGTTGTTAGAAAGGCAGGGAATAACACAAATAGCAGGCATGCCAGGCGGCGCCAATTTGCCTATGTATGACGCACTGCTGGACAGCGATATAAAACACGTATTAGTAAGACACGAGCAGTCGGCAGGTTTTATTGCTCAAGGAATTGCCAGAGCCACCGCCAAGGCTGCCGTTTGCTTTGCCAGCTCAGGGCCAGCCGCCACAAACCTGATCACCGCTATAGCCGATGCCAAGCTGGATTCTATTCCGGTAGTTGCTATTACCGGTCAAGTTTCCTCGGCGATGCTTGGCACTGATGCCTTTCAGGAAATTGACACTTTCGGCCTGATGCTGCCAGTCACTAAACACAACTACTTAGTGCGCTCTATCGAAGAGTTGTTAGAGGTAATTCCAGAGGCATTCAGAATCGCCTTGTCCGGGCGCCCAGGCCCAGTAGCAATCGATATCCCAAAAGATATACAAAACCAGATGATTGACATTGAGCAGTGGCCTGAACCGGGTGTTGCTGCACCTTTAGCACAACCCTCCACTACCGAGATGGAACAGATAAAACTAATGATCGAATCTGCACAACGGCCGATGTTGATGGTCGGTGCTGGGGTCATTAATGCCGCTGCCAGCGAGCAGTTAGTGCAGCTGGCCGAGCAAATAGATATTCCCGCTGTCACCACCTTTTTAGGCTTGAGCGTATTTCCCCATAGTCATCCGCTAAATCTAGGTATGTTAGGCATGCATGGCACTAAAGCCACCAGCATTGCCTTGGAAGAGTGTGATTTGTTAATCGGTGCCGGAGTTAGATTCGATGACCGTGCCACTGGTAAAATAAGTGAATTCTGCCCGAAGGCCAGCGTTATTCACATCGATATAGACAAAAGCGAAATTGGCAAACTTAAAACCCCTACCTTGGCTGTTAATGCTGATATTGGTGCAGCCCTGAGCAAACTACTGCAAACGATGCCCCCATGCAACCGCATAGAGTGGCATTCACGAATTCAAGACTTAAAAGCGAAACACGCCATCATCACCCCAGAGCACGGCCGGCTTTCTAATCCATATTGTCTATTGCAAAAAGTAGCAGAGTTAGTAGGAGAAAACACCAATGTGCATACCGATGTTGGTCAGCATCAAATGTGGACTGCACAAGTCTACCCTTTCAGCCGTCCGCGTCAGTGGAGCAGCTCGGGAGGCTTAGGCACTATGGGTTATGGCTTACCAGCAGCGATTGGTTCGGCACTAGCTGATCCAGGACGCATGGCTTTATTGTTTAGCGGCGATGGCAGCATTTTGATCAATATCCAGGAGCTGGACACAGCCGTCGAGCACAACCTGAATTTGAAAATTGTATTACTCAACAACCGCAGCCTCGGATTAGTACGCCAACAGCAAACCTTATTTTTCAAAGGAAATCTCAGCGCCGTCAATAATCTAAATGCCGTCGACTACGCGGCCGTAGCAAAAGCTATGGGTGCCAGCGGCTTCGATCTTGCCGACGCCACCGATCCACATGCCACCTTAAAGCAGGCCTTAAACACACCCGGTGTGGTGCTAATAAACGTACCTATTGATGCAAATGAAATGGTATTTCCTATGGTTCCCCCAGGGGCGGCCAACAAAGATTTAATTGATCAGAAATCTTGCTAA
- the ilvN gene encoding acetolactate synthase small subunit: protein MSKRAVLELKVRNHPGTMSHVCGLFARRAYNMEGILCMPMSDSKFSKIWLLVDEDKRLDQVILQTNKLIDVQEITQHAAPHEVFEKLECFFNS from the coding sequence ATGAGTAAACGTGCTGTTTTAGAGCTAAAGGTAAGGAACCACCCTGGTACTATGTCACATGTATGCGGCCTGTTTGCCCGCCGGGCCTACAATATGGAAGGTATTCTATGTATGCCAATGTCTGACAGTAAATTCAGTAAAATCTGGCTACTTGTCGACGAGGACAAACGTCTGGATCAAGTAATACTACAGACTAACAAACTGATAGATGTGCAGGAAATAACGCAGCATGCAGCTCCTCATGAAGTATTTGAGAAGCTCGAGTGTTTCTTTAATAGCTAG
- a CDS encoding HAD family hydrolase, whose amino-acid sequence MIENVVFDLSEVLLPGIIGVEEQLGLRTGKSEDVIARAMGSYPYYEKDNNLDRLLKGELSYESYRAEFLCEIGLSREVASVFDQECTKMFDSPYPYTERMIKNTAKSCNLFLLSDHCETWVEYIRNKHNFFDYFQGLVWSYEIAATKKSTEPFEAIINKYQLNPALSLFVDDNEINIDNAKYHGFKTVHFTGEESINEVYRAIKSG is encoded by the coding sequence ATGATTGAGAATGTAGTATTTGATTTATCAGAGGTTCTTTTACCAGGAATTATTGGAGTCGAAGAACAACTAGGGCTTCGAACGGGTAAGTCTGAGGATGTGATCGCAAGGGCTATGGGCAGTTACCCTTACTACGAGAAAGATAATAATCTCGATAGGCTTCTCAAGGGAGAGTTATCCTATGAGTCGTATCGAGCAGAATTTCTATGTGAAATAGGTTTGTCTAGAGAGGTTGCATCGGTTTTCGATCAAGAATGTACAAAAATGTTTGATTCCCCATATCCATACACTGAAAGAATGATCAAAAATACGGCTAAATCTTGTAATCTATTCCTTCTGTCAGATCACTGTGAAACTTGGGTGGAATACATAAGAAATAAGCATAATTTCTTTGATTACTTTCAAGGTCTCGTTTGGTCCTATGAAATAGCAGCTACGAAAAAGAGCACTGAGCCATTTGAAGCCATAATTAACAAGTATCAGCTAAATCCTGCATTGTCCCTTTTCGTAGATGATAATGAAATTAATATCGATAATGCTAAGTATCATGGTTTTAAAACTGTTCACTTTACAGGTGAGGAGTCTATTAATGAGGTGTATCGTGCAATTAAAAGTGGCTAA
- a CDS encoding HD domain-containing protein: MDEQLEFLREIDKLKNVIRKTPLIDNYRKENSAEHSWHLAMYALILSDSSDQEIDINRVIRMLLIHDIVEIDAGDHPIHESTENENQEALEIEAANRIFGILPDSQGGDLIKLWREFEEGVSNDAAFAKSLDRMQPLIHNIETDGGTWAEANVTESQVNDRYGPTISSGSTGLWGKAKVMVKNHFA; encoded by the coding sequence ATGGATGAGCAATTAGAGTTTTTACGTGAGATAGATAAATTAAAGAATGTGATACGAAAGACTCCTCTAATTGATAATTATCGAAAGGAAAATTCAGCGGAGCATTCATGGCATTTGGCTATGTATGCTTTAATTCTATCTGATTCCTCGGATCAAGAAATAGATATTAATCGCGTCATTCGAATGCTTCTCATTCATGATATTGTAGAAATCGATGCTGGGGATCATCCAATACATGAATCCACAGAAAATGAAAATCAAGAAGCCTTGGAGATAGAAGCAGCAAATCGTATATTTGGAATTTTACCTGATAGCCAGGGCGGCGATTTAATTAAGCTTTGGCGAGAATTCGAGGAAGGTGTCAGTAACGATGCGGCATTTGCCAAATCCCTTGATCGAATGCAGCCTCTTATACATAACATAGAAACTGATGGGGGCACTTGGGCAGAGGCAAATGTTACTGAGAGTCAGGTGAATGATCGCTATGGGCCAACAATATCATCAGGATCAACCGGGCTTTGGGGTAAAGCTAAAGTCATGGTTAAAAATCACTTTGCGTAG
- a CDS encoding SDR family NAD(P)-dependent oxidoreductase: protein MESFRCYERRKTIVNISSCAALKGYAGWSLYCASKAASENFINAAAVEEESQEFPFLAVNYDPNVMDTSMQGAIRDSDEAHFPAKERFIEYKESGSLLTPDHVALDLMQKISIGMVSTSRYSV, encoded by the coding sequence ATGGAAAGTTTTAGGTGTTATGAGCGGCGTAAAACTATCGTGAATATTTCTTCTTGCGCTGCATTGAAAGGATATGCTGGTTGGTCATTATATTGTGCTTCAAAAGCCGCAAGTGAAAACTTTATTAATGCTGCCGCAGTTGAAGAAGAGTCCCAAGAGTTTCCATTTTTGGCTGTCAACTATGATCCGAATGTTATGGATACATCGATGCAAGGTGCAATACGAGATTCCGATGAGGCTCATTTCCCTGCAAAAGAACGCTTCATTGAATATAAAGAAAGCGGTAGTCTTCTTACTCCTGACCATGTTGCACTAGACTTGATGCAAAAGATCAGCATAGGCATGGTCAGTACTTCCCGTTATTCAGTTTAA
- a CDS encoding HAD-IA family hydrolase — MIKCIIFDCDGTLVNSEYLCNLALEIKLKEYGVESSANEMMQRFRGGKLANILETLENDHQIKLGEDFVPLYRSLVENLFEQKLKPCEGVSEMLQEIALPKCVASSGPIEKINKALSLTGLTEHFIGNIYSSYIVGSWKPDPGIFLHAARDMGFRPDECAVVEDSPLGITAAQSAGMYPVLYDPIGTHKTIEGAHRIEHMEQLKDAIT; from the coding sequence ATGATCAAGTGCATCATATTCGACTGTGACGGGACATTGGTAAATAGTGAATATCTATGTAATTTGGCTTTGGAGATTAAGCTGAAAGAATATGGTGTTGAGTCTTCTGCTAATGAAATGATGCAGCGATTTCGAGGAGGTAAGTTAGCAAATATTCTAGAAACGCTTGAAAATGATCATCAAATAAAGCTTGGTGAAGATTTCGTTCCTTTATACAGATCATTAGTAGAAAATTTATTCGAGCAGAAGCTAAAGCCCTGTGAGGGCGTAAGTGAAATGCTGCAAGAGATAGCACTACCAAAATGCGTTGCCTCAAGTGGGCCAATAGAGAAAATCAATAAGGCTTTATCATTAACGGGTTTAACCGAACATTTCATTGGAAATATCTACAGTTCTTATATAGTTGGGTCTTGGAAGCCCGACCCTGGTATATTTCTCCATGCGGCTCGTGATATGGGTTTCCGTCCCGATGAGTGTGCGGTGGTAGAAGACAGCCCTTTAGGTATCACAGCCGCTCAATCGGCGGGCATGTATCCAGTGTTATATGATCCCATTGGCACTCATAAAACAATTGAAGGCGCACATAGAATAGAACATATGGAGCAGCTAAAAGATGCAATCACTTAA
- a CDS encoding GNAT family N-acetyltransferase, whose protein sequence is MSYIISQSSEKECRLLAELRVVAMQESLEALGRFDPVRARERFLSGFDAATTWTVKVEQELIGFYTYEPKIDHIWIGHLYIHPNYQSTGLGGKLLTELMLRAKQAGFPIRLGALKGSRSNEFYIKHGFKLTHEEEWDNYYEYKNC, encoded by the coding sequence ATGTCATACATTATTTCTCAATCTTCAGAAAAAGAATGTAGGTTATTGGCCGAACTGCGCGTAGTTGCAATGCAGGAAAGCCTAGAAGCCCTTGGGCGGTTCGATCCCGTTCGTGCACGAGAACGATTTTTATCTGGTTTCGACGCCGCTACAACGTGGACGGTCAAAGTCGAACAAGAGCTAATTGGATTTTATACCTATGAACCAAAAATAGACCACATCTGGATTGGGCATTTATACATACATCCAAACTACCAAAGCACAGGCCTTGGTGGCAAATTACTTACTGAGCTTATGCTAAGAGCCAAGCAGGCTGGGTTTCCAATAAGGTTGGGCGCTCTAAAAGGAAGTAGGTCAAATGAGTTCTATATAAAGCATGGTTTCAAACTAACCCACGAAGAAGAGTGGGATAATTACTATGAGTACAAAAATTGCTAA
- a CDS encoding VOC family protein, which produces MDIQRFGIILNVENFNDCVEFYKNVFNLKLLFSEEDGDFKLTCLEFGDGYLMIETDGFASLEGKSIEICPSKLRFNVSDIESIVGNLKKYGIESNLLINPWGKTVNFFDPDGNRVGVRDEEGFLKQIQG; this is translated from the coding sequence ATGGATATTCAAAGATTTGGTATAATTCTGAATGTAGAGAACTTTAATGATTGTGTAGAGTTCTACAAAAATGTGTTTAATTTAAAACTTTTGTTTTCTGAAGAAGACGGCGATTTCAAGCTTACATGCTTAGAGTTTGGTGATGGGTATTTAATGATAGAAACAGACGGTTTTGCCTCCCTAGAGGGTAAATCTATCGAAATTTGCCCGAGTAAATTACGGTTCAACGTTTCAGATATCGAGTCGATCGTAGGCAATCTAAAGAAATATGGCATTGAATCCAATCTATTGATAAATCCATGGGGTAAAACTGTGAATTTCTTCGATCCAGATGGTAATAGGGTTGGAGTTAGGGATGAAGAAGGTTTTTTAAAGCAAATCCAAGGGTAA
- a CDS encoding DUF6714 family protein, whose amino-acid sequence MPTMNRDQLVNKIEDAFRNVTLCNGVGIYEANTIDDYASEEERCKQRNRDIREDWKLISDDVIDQHYSVLSFMDEEGLRFCIPAYMRFSVRYFDSYASASIDSIIYCLANQREWEFLSSKQKRVIAKFLSFMVLEADDNVDSYQASLAYENIWSQYEKN is encoded by the coding sequence ATGCCTACTATGAATAGAGATCAGCTAGTAAATAAGATAGAAGATGCATTTAGAAATGTAACTCTTTGCAATGGAGTAGGCATATATGAAGCTAATACAATAGATGATTACGCATCAGAAGAAGAACGATGCAAGCAGAGAAATAGAGATATTCGAGAAGATTGGAAGCTCATTTCTGATGATGTGATTGATCAACACTACTCTGTTTTATCATTTATGGATGAAGAAGGGTTGCGTTTTTGTATACCAGCTTATATGAGATTCTCAGTGAGGTACTTCGATTCCTATGCATCTGCTTCGATAGATTCAATTATCTATTGTTTAGCAAATCAACGAGAATGGGAGTTTTTATCAAGTAAACAAAAGAGAGTTATAGCGAAATTTTTAAGCTTTATGGTTCTTGAGGCAGATGATAATGTAGATTCATATCAAGCGTCCTTAGCCTATGAAAATATTTGGTCGCAATATGAAAAAAACTAA